A portion of the Candidatus Woesearchaeota archaeon genome contains these proteins:
- a CDS encoding AraC family transcriptional regulator — translation MKVVEKPNFKIAGIGIITTVQKCSQDLKPGWDKFMSRISEINQVDPSKVLGFCKATDKDDCSFKYIACAEVAEEFIAPEGMEITEVPKSKYLVFTHKGPIEKIGETYGEIQMCGVPKSNMKQNGLWLEVYPHNYDPSSNDSEMEILVGVN, via the coding sequence ATGAAAGTAGTTGAAAAACCAAATTTTAAAATTGCAGGAATTGGAATTATTACAACAGTTCAAAAGTGCAGTCAAGATCTAAAACCAGGTTGGGATAAGTTTATGAGTCGAATTTCTGAAATTAATCAAGTTGATCCTTCAAAAGTTTTAGGCTTTTGCAAAGCAACAGATAAAGATGATTGTAGTTTTAAATATATTGCTTGCGCAGAGGTAGCAGAGGAATTTATAGCTCCGGAAGGAATGGAAATCACCGAAGTTCCTAAAAGTAAATATTTAGTTTTCACACACAAAGGCCCAATTGAAAAAATTGGAGAAACTTATGGCGAGATTCAAATGTGCGGAGTTCCAAAATCAAACATGAAACAAAATGGTCTTTGGTTAGAAGTTTATCCTCATAACTATGATCCCTCAAGTAATGATTCTGAAATGGAAATATTAGTCGGAGTAAATTAG
- a CDS encoding NAD(P)H-dependent oxidoreductase — MKTLIIFAHPNTKGHSKTILTEIKKYFKSHKLEYELLDLHKIKYDPVLHEEEHYTAGNRNITKQNKEFQQKISDSNNLIFIYPIWWGTMPAILKGFFDKILTPRFAYEYKNKIPTGLLKGKQATIFMTTGAKRWMTRIFMGDRSKKHIESDILRFCGIKSKTYYIDNCTKLTEDQENKIKTIVKKGLNKLYNT, encoded by the coding sequence ATGAAAACATTAATTATTTTCGCACACCCAAACACAAAGGGCCATTCTAAAACCATATTAACTGAAATTAAAAAATACTTCAAATCACACAAATTAGAGTATGAACTATTAGATCTTCACAAAATAAAATATGATCCAGTCCTGCACGAAGAAGAACACTACACTGCAGGAAACAGAAACATAACCAAACAAAATAAAGAATTCCAACAAAAAATTAGTGATTCAAACAATTTAATTTTTATCTATCCCATTTGGTGGGGCACAATGCCTGCAATCTTAAAAGGTTTCTTTGATAAAATTTTAACTCCAAGATTCGCATATGAGTACAAAAACAAAATTCCTACAGGCCTATTAAAAGGCAAACAAGCAACAATATTTATGACTACAGGCGCCAAACGTTGGATGACTAGAATATTTATGGGTGATCGATCAAAAAAACACATCGAATCAGACATTCTAAGATTTTGCGGAATTAAATCTAAAACTTACTATATAGATAATTGCACTAAATTAACAGAAGATCAAGAAAATAAAATCAAAACAATAGTTAAAAAAGGCCTAAATAAGCTATATAATACATAA
- the rpl12p gene encoding 50S ribosomal protein P1 has product MEYVYAAMLIHKAGGKVEEATLKKVLEAANVTVDEARVKAVVAALDGVDINEAIEKAAIVAAPAAAPAADASASAPKEEAKKEKEEPKEEAAAGLGALFG; this is encoded by the coding sequence ATGGAATACGTATACGCAGCAATGTTAATACATAAAGCAGGCGGAAAAGTTGAAGAAGCAACTTTGAAAAAAGTTTTAGAAGCAGCTAATGTAACCGTTGATGAAGCTAGAGTTAAAGCAGTAGTTGCAGCTCTTGACGGTGTGGATATTAATGAAGCTATTGAAAAAGCAGCTATCGTTGCAGCTCCGGCAGCAGCACCAGCAGCAGACGCTTCAGCAAGTGCACCTAAAGAAGAAGCAAAAAAAGAAAAGGAAGAACCTAAAGAAGAAGCAGCTGCAGGACTTGGCGCTTTATTTGGTTAA
- a CDS encoding N-glycosylase/DNA lyase, which yields MKQVLKKIKELKNSDIKTVVETRLSEFEQIGRGNDSQIFLELCFCLMTANFQAEKSIQIQKEIGKGFLTLSETQLAKKLKELGHRFPNTRAKYIFEARKYLKVIKKKLLEFDSEIDARDWIRQNVKGVGMKESSHFLRNIGYKNLAILDFHIIDLLEREELIKRPKTITPKNYLVIESVLLRLGEKSKLNMAELDLYLWFLETGKVLK from the coding sequence ATGAAACAAGTTCTAAAAAAAATAAAAGAGTTGAAAAATTCAGATATTAAAACCGTAGTTGAAACTAGACTTTCTGAATTTGAACAAATTGGACGTGGTAATGATTCACAAATATTTTTAGAATTGTGTTTTTGTTTGATGACTGCAAATTTTCAAGCAGAGAAAAGCATTCAGATCCAAAAAGAAATTGGAAAAGGTTTTTTGACTTTATCAGAAACTCAACTTGCAAAAAAATTAAAAGAGTTAGGGCATAGGTTTCCAAATACTCGAGCGAAATATATTTTTGAAGCAAGAAAATATCTGAAAGTTATTAAAAAAAAGTTATTGGAGTTTGATTCTGAAATTGATGCTCGTGATTGGATCCGACAAAATGTTAAAGGTGTGGGGATGAAAGAATCAAGTCATTTTCTAAGAAATATTGGATATAAAAATTTAGCAATACTTGATTTTCACATAATTGATTTGTTGGAGCGAGAAGAATTAATTAAACGACCAAAAACCATCACTCCAAAAAATTATTTAGTAATTGAATCTGTTCTTTTGAGGTTGGGTGAGAAATCCAAATTAAATATGGCAGAACTTGATCTTTACCTTTGGTTTTTAGAAACAGGAAAAGTTTTGAAGTAG
- a CDS encoding KilA-N domain-containing protein produces MKKTINVKGKEIKIFSQKEDEYISLTDIARYKNPKRTDYLISNWIRNRETIEYLGLWEKLNNPQFNPIEFNGFRIKSGLNSFILSSKQWIKKTGAIGIISKSGRYGGTFAHKDIAFEFATWISIKFKLYLIKEYQRLKIEENEKLKLGWNVKRELVKINYAIHTNAIKENLIPPEISSKEAKIVYASEADILNKALFGKTAKEWSKQNQIHKGNIRDYANITQLVILANLESLNSEFIKQKISQSNRLIKLNQIAIYQTKILINTYQIKKLENKG; encoded by the coding sequence ATGAAAAAAACAATTAATGTTAAAGGAAAAGAAATTAAAATTTTTAGTCAAAAAGAAGACGAATACATTTCTTTAACAGATATTGCAAGATATAAAAACCCAAAAAGAACAGATTACTTAATTTCGAACTGGATTAGAAATAGAGAAACGATTGAATATTTAGGTCTGTGGGAAAAACTTAATAATCCTCAATTCAATCCCATCGAATTCAATGGGTTTAGAATCAAGTCAGGATTAAACAGTTTTATACTATCATCCAAACAATGGATTAAAAAAACTGGAGCCATAGGGATAATATCCAAAAGTGGCAGATATGGCGGAACCTTTGCCCATAAAGATATAGCATTCGAATTTGCTACTTGGATTTCTATCAAATTTAAACTTTATTTAATAAAAGAGTATCAAAGATTAAAAATTGAAGAAAATGAAAAATTAAAGTTAGGATGGAATGTTAAACGTGAATTAGTTAAAATTAATTATGCAATCCACACAAATGCAATCAAAGAGAATTTAATACCTCCTGAGATTTCTTCAAAAGAAGCAAAAATCGTATATGCTTCAGAGGCAGATATTTTAAACAAAGCATTGTTTGGTAAAACTGCAAAAGAATGGTCAAAACAAAATCAGATTCATAAAGGAAATATAAGAGATTATGCAAACATCACTCAATTAGTTATTTTAGCCAATTTAGAATCCTTAAATTCAGAGTTTATCAAACAAAAAATTTCTCAATCAAATCGATTAATTAAGCTAAACCAAATAGCAATTTATCAAACAAAAATTTTAATAAATACTTATCAAATAAAAAAACTAGAAAACAAAGGGTGA
- a CDS encoding RNA 3'-terminal phosphate cyclase, whose amino-acid sequence MIQIDGNHLEGGGQIIRTALALSALTGKEFSANNIRAGRKKPGLKAQHLHCIHALQKLCSAKIDSCELGVESLTFKPGKIKVPITITEDIGTAGAMTLLLQSILLPSILSGGKVKLKLTGGTDVNWSMPYDYFNQLVLPHLKKYADIECKLINRGYFPKGNGEIELKIKGKYEFDLEKLKEAPQLICEAQGIIMQIKGISHASQELSNAQVAERQARAAHSFLSKKYHCPITIRSEYRKTLSPGSGITLWAVFSKCDDDVDVINPIRLGGSALGKKGIRAEEVGENAAKEIDKNIKSGSSVDSYLADNLIPFLGVFGGKINCSEITNHTRSNIYVCEKFLDVKFEIDEEKRIIEVKKEIMKIE is encoded by the coding sequence ATGATACAAATTGACGGGAATCATTTAGAAGGAGGAGGGCAAATAATTCGAACGGCACTCGCATTATCTGCGCTTACAGGCAAAGAATTTAGTGCTAATAACATACGTGCTGGAAGAAAAAAACCCGGTCTTAAAGCACAACACTTGCATTGTATACATGCATTGCAAAAACTATGTTCTGCTAAAATTGATTCCTGTGAACTTGGAGTGGAATCATTAACATTTAAACCTGGTAAAATAAAAGTACCAATTACAATTACTGAAGATATTGGAACAGCTGGTGCTATGACCTTACTTCTTCAATCAATACTGTTACCTTCAATATTATCAGGTGGAAAAGTTAAATTAAAACTTACTGGTGGGACTGATGTTAACTGGAGTATGCCTTATGATTATTTTAATCAATTAGTATTACCTCACTTAAAAAAATATGCAGATATTGAATGTAAATTAATTAATAGAGGATATTTTCCAAAAGGAAATGGGGAAATTGAATTAAAAATTAAAGGAAAATACGAGTTTGATTTAGAAAAATTAAAAGAAGCACCACAATTGATTTGTGAGGCTCAAGGAATTATTATGCAAATAAAAGGAATTAGTCATGCATCTCAAGAATTATCCAATGCTCAAGTTGCAGAAAGACAAGCAAGGGCGGCACATTCATTTTTATCTAAAAAATATCATTGTCCAATAACTATACGTTCAGAATATAGAAAAACATTAAGTCCTGGAAGTGGAATTACTTTGTGGGCAGTATTTTCTAAATGTGATGATGATGTTGATGTTATTAATCCTATTCGACTTGGAGGATCAGCTCTTGGTAAGAAAGGAATTCGTGCTGAAGAAGTAGGAGAAAACGCTGCCAAAGAAATAGATAAAAATATTAAATCCGGATCTTCGGTTGATAGTTATTTAGCAGATAATTTAATTCCATTTCTTGGCGTATTTGGTGGAAAAATAAATTGTAGTGAAATAACAAATCATACTAGATCAAATATTTATGTTTGTGAAAAATTCTTAGATGTTAAGTTTGAAATTGATGAAGAAAAAAGAATTATTGAAGTTAAAAAAGAAATAATGAAAATAGAATAA
- a CDS encoding 50S ribosomal protein L10: MAYVSEQKKETVKELVELIKTYPIIGALNMSDLPARQIQKMRENLRGQVVIKMTKRRLMKIAFEQAEKDKKGISKLNEKLIGMPALLFTKDNPFAIFKTLNKNKSSAPAKAGQIAPKDIIIPAGPTSFAPGPIIGQLGALGIPTGVENGKVAVKKDATVAKEGDKIKSELAGILTRLGIEPMEIGLALTAVYEDGMIYDKNVLNIDEDEYINNITQCHTWAFNLCMEAGIFNKETIGLMLTNGASDARALSIGQGIMTKDTAQDILAKAERQANSLKSQIKV; encoded by the coding sequence ATGGCATACGTAAGCGAACAAAAAAAAGAAACAGTGAAAGAGTTAGTTGAACTTATCAAAACTTATCCTATTATTGGAGCTCTTAACATGTCCGATCTTCCAGCAAGACAAATCCAAAAAATGCGTGAAAATCTTCGTGGTCAAGTTGTTATTAAAATGACTAAACGAAGACTCATGAAAATTGCATTTGAACAAGCTGAAAAAGATAAAAAAGGCATTTCAAAGTTAAATGAAAAACTTATAGGGATGCCCGCACTTTTATTTACTAAAGATAATCCATTTGCAATTTTTAAAACTCTTAATAAAAATAAATCATCCGCACCTGCAAAAGCAGGTCAAATTGCACCTAAAGATATTATTATTCCCGCAGGACCTACAAGTTTTGCACCTGGCCCAATTATTGGTCAACTTGGTGCGTTAGGAATTCCAACTGGAGTTGAAAATGGAAAAGTTGCCGTTAAAAAAGATGCAACAGTTGCAAAAGAAGGAGATAAAATCAAAAGTGAACTTGCAGGAATCTTAACAAGATTAGGTATCGAACCTATGGAAATTGGTTTAGCACTTACTGCAGTTTATGAAGATGGAATGATTTATGATAAAAACGTCTTAAATATCGATGAAGATGAATATATCAACAATATAACTCAATGTCATACTTGGGCTTTCAATTTATGTATGGAAGCTGGAATATTTAATAAAGAAACAATTGGTCTTATGCTTACTAATGGAGCTTCAGACGCTAGAGCATTGTCTATCGGTCAAGGAATTATGACTAAAGATACTGCTCAAGACATTCTTGCGAAAGCAGAACGTCAAGCAAATAGTTTGAAGAGTCAAATTAAAGTTTAA
- a CDS encoding desulfoferrodoxin → MTERNQVYKCNVCGNIVEVLHEGAGELVCCGQQMQMLAENTVDAAQEKHVPVIEKIENGYRVTVGSVEHPMQEEHLIEWIELIADGKVYRQYLKPGDKPVAEFCVDAEKVVAREFCNLHGHWKTEN, encoded by the coding sequence ATGACAGAACGAAATCAAGTATACAAATGTAATGTTTGCGGAAATATTGTTGAAGTTTTACATGAAGGTGCAGGAGAACTTGTTTGTTGTGGACAACAAATGCAAATGCTTGCAGAAAATACAGTTGATGCAGCGCAAGAAAAACACGTACCTGTAATTGAAAAAATTGAAAATGGCTATAGGGTGACTGTTGGATCTGTAGAACATCCAATGCAAGAAGAACATTTAATTGAATGGATAGAGCTTATTGCAGATGGGAAAGTTTATAGACAATACTTAAAACCTGGAGATAAGCCTGTAGCTGAATTTTGTGTTGATGCTGAAAAAGTGGTTGCAAGAGAATTTTGTAATTTACATGGGCATTGGAAAACAGAAAATTAA
- a CDS encoding transglutaminase domain-containing protein, with amino-acid sequence MSPEEIHNQIREDARKEIELEDHTHKKVHTRLSYFSKIIMGLLLVLLLILMILPYYSIKLNPEPKNIPSISEVTPSNIQEFVTNSTIFADKKNIFKNFQPSNPLIKQIASKVVSQSCPSGNKICQAKAIYYFVRDNINYVSDPQSEYIEDPLEVIYTTGADCDGMAVLLASLEGAIGINAGFVFIPNHVYVQIYLPDASWKYKDSDGWINLDATCKNCAFGEIPVSSQKSDKDYFKNI; translated from the coding sequence ATGAGTCCTGAAGAAATCCACAATCAAATTCGTGAAGATGCTAGAAAAGAAATTGAATTAGAAGACCACACACACAAAAAAGTTCATACTCGACTCAGTTATTTTTCTAAAATAATTATGGGTTTGCTTCTTGTTTTATTACTTATTTTAATGATTCTTCCATACTACAGCATAAAACTTAATCCAGAACCAAAAAATATTCCAAGTATTTCTGAAGTTACGCCTTCAAACATTCAAGAATTTGTCACCAATTCAACAATTTTTGCAGATAAAAAAAACATTTTTAAAAATTTTCAACCATCAAATCCCTTAATCAAACAAATTGCTAGTAAAGTAGTTAGTCAAAGTTGTCCGTCAGGAAATAAAATTTGCCAAGCAAAAGCAATTTATTATTTTGTTAGAGATAATATTAATTATGTTAGCGATCCTCAGTCAGAATATATTGAAGATCCATTAGAAGTTATTTACACAACCGGCGCAGATTGCGATGGAATGGCAGTACTCCTTGCATCACTCGAAGGCGCTATTGGAATTAATGCAGGTTTTGTTTTTATTCCCAATCATGTTTATGTTCAAATTTATCTTCCTGATGCTTCTTGGAAATATAAAGATTCGGATGGTTGGATTAATCTTGATGCTACTTGTAAAAATTGTGCATTCGGAGAAATTCCTGTTTCTTCTCAAAAATCAGATAAAGATTATTTTAAGAATATATAA
- a CDS encoding response regulator — protein MTKLEILVIDDKLENRESAKQLLAEHNVDVASNLVEALTLMGHKVNYESDIEPKKYDVVLTDMMFPMGGRRSQDIVNMSQEGEWQRHEDQPLGYSVVLFAAKQGIAYAAVLTGMNHHTGPISATFDLFYDRDNEHQRQEFTINGTKCIMFDERDHSSIYTLTDGTLTDQSPYRVSEDQRSQYVQEGKHGFKTAKNWKAVLDALNVEK, from the coding sequence ATGACAAAATTAGAAATCTTAGTTATTGATGATAAATTAGAGAATCGTGAATCTGCAAAACAATTACTTGCAGAACATAATGTTGATGTCGCAAGCAATTTAGTTGAAGCATTGACTTTAATGGGACATAAAGTAAATTATGAATCAGACATTGAACCCAAAAAATATGATGTTGTTTTGACAGATATGATGTTTCCAATGGGTGGAAGAAGATCACAAGATATTGTAAACATGAGTCAAGAAGGAGAATGGCAAAGACATGAAGACCAACCTTTAGGATATTCAGTGGTTCTTTTTGCAGCAAAACAAGGAATAGCTTATGCAGCAGTTCTTACAGGAATGAATCATCACACAGGACCAATATCTGCAACTTTTGATTTATTCTATGATCGAGACAATGAGCATCAACGACAAGAGTTCACAATTAATGGAACTAAATGCATCATGTTTGATGAAAGAGATCACTCTTCTATTTACACACTTACAGATGGAACTCTAACAGACCAAAGCCCATACAGAGTTTCAGAAGATCAAAGATCTCAATATGTGCAAGAAGGAAAACATGGTTTCAAAACTGCAAAAAATTGGAAAGCAGTTCTTGATGCATTAAATGTTGAGAAATAA
- a CDS encoding TIGR00296 family protein — protein sequence MLSKAEGQELIKSARSAIFFELNSTDPYLKVYETKFEEKQGLFVTLNKNNELRGCIGFPQPILPLNQAIIEAATAAAFEDPRFPPVTKEELDKIQIELSVLSVPELIKVNSPEEYLDKINIGIDGLIIHAQFTSGLLLPQVFTEHNCSPLQALQMLCQKAGLGINSWKDQWNKEEESIQIFKFQAQIFEEIQNES from the coding sequence ATGCTTTCTAAAGCAGAGGGTCAAGAATTAATTAAATCTGCACGTTCTGCCATTTTTTTTGAATTAAATTCAACAGATCCTTATCTAAAAGTTTATGAAACTAAATTTGAAGAAAAACAAGGTCTTTTTGTAACATTAAATAAAAATAATGAGCTTCGCGGATGCATAGGTTTTCCACAACCAATTCTTCCTCTAAATCAAGCAATCATTGAAGCTGCAACTGCCGCAGCATTTGAAGATCCACGATTTCCCCCAGTAACAAAAGAAGAACTTGACAAAATTCAAATCGAACTTAGTGTTCTTAGCGTTCCAGAACTAATTAAAGTTAACAGTCCAGAAGAATATTTAGACAAAATAAATATTGGCATTGATGGATTAATTATTCACGCACAATTTACTTCAGGACTTTTACTTCCTCAAGTTTTTACAGAACATAATTGTTCTCCACTGCAAGCGTTACAAATGCTTTGTCAAAAAGCAGGGTTAGGAATCAATTCTTGGAAAGACCAATGGAATAAAGAAGAAGAGTCCATTCAAATTTTTAAATTTCAAGCTCAAATTTTTGAGGAAATACAAAATGAGTCCTGA
- a CDS encoding sodium-dependent transporter — MRDRWSSRTIFILAAVGSAVGLGNVWRFPYLTYKFGGGAFLIPFLIALMVLGTPLLILEFALGQKLQKGAIHAFQHVHHRLGGIGFLAITASFIVVVYYAAILAWALVYFVKSFTFNLPWVGDAEGYFFGNVLQLTDSISQIGGVNWWLFLALGVVWLAIYYCVRKGVDSIGKSLKILVPLPLVLLGVLLIRGLTLEGSLTGIYYYIRPDFNALLSTDLWLAAASHVFFTLSIGFGIMIAYASYNDKKQDITENSYITSISDAAISLFAGFVVFAIVGYMAHSTASTVADVATAGPGLAFVVFPQALSMMPLPWLFSILFFLTLLTLGLDSAFSMVEGIIVVLGDFFKATHKKLAMIVCGSAFVLGIIFTTRAGLYFLDIVDHFLSHFGLVLVGLFECIAIGWIYGPEKLRTYINSVSDWHLGAWWDYVIKYFMPAVLIILLVVQMYHEFTVPYEGYPIWALEVGWLVVIIPLVIAIGMALHGSKTSVKCCKK, encoded by the coding sequence ATGAGAGATCGTTGGAGTAGTCGAACAATATTTATCCTTGCAGCAGTTGGAAGTGCAGTAGGACTTGGTAATGTTTGGAGGTTTCCATATTTAACTTATAAATTTGGAGGGGGCGCATTTCTAATACCATTTTTAATTGCGCTTATGGTTCTTGGAACTCCCTTATTAATTCTAGAATTTGCATTAGGACAAAAACTACAAAAAGGCGCAATTCATGCATTTCAACATGTACATCATAGACTTGGAGGTATAGGATTTTTAGCTATTACTGCCAGTTTTATTGTAGTTGTTTATTATGCGGCAATACTTGCATGGGCACTTGTATATTTTGTTAAATCGTTCACATTTAATCTTCCTTGGGTTGGAGATGCAGAAGGTTATTTTTTTGGGAATGTTTTGCAATTAACTGATTCCATATCTCAAATAGGTGGAGTTAATTGGTGGCTTTTTTTAGCATTAGGAGTTGTTTGGTTAGCAATTTATTACTGTGTTAGAAAAGGTGTTGATAGTATTGGAAAATCCCTAAAAATACTTGTTCCTTTACCTTTAGTTTTGTTAGGAGTTTTACTTATTAGGGGATTAACACTTGAAGGATCTCTTACTGGAATTTATTATTATATTCGACCTGACTTTAATGCACTATTAAGTACTGATCTTTGGTTGGCTGCAGCATCACATGTATTTTTTACTTTGAGTATTGGTTTTGGAATAATGATTGCATACGCAAGTTATAATGATAAAAAACAAGATATAACTGAAAATAGTTATATCACTTCAATTTCTGATGCTGCAATAAGTTTATTTGCAGGATTTGTTGTTTTTGCAATTGTAGGTTACATGGCACACTCAACTGCTTCGACTGTTGCAGATGTTGCAACTGCAGGACCAGGACTTGCATTTGTGGTATTTCCTCAAGCATTGTCTATGATGCCACTTCCTTGGTTGTTTTCAATTTTATTTTTTTTAACTCTTCTAACTCTTGGACTCGATAGTGCATTTTCTATGGTTGAAGGAATAATTGTAGTGTTAGGCGATTTTTTTAAAGCAACTCATAAAAAACTTGCAATGATTGTTTGTGGATCTGCATTTGTTTTAGGAATTATTTTTACAACCAGAGCAGGACTTTATTTTTTAGATATTGTGGATCATTTCTTATCTCATTTTGGGCTTGTGCTGGTTGGACTGTTTGAATGCATTGCAATTGGCTGGATTTATGGACCTGAGAAATTGAGAACATATATTAATTCGGTAAGTGATTGGCATCTTGGCGCGTGGTGGGATTATGTGATTAAATATTTCATGCCTGCTGTATTAATTATTTTACTCGTAGTTCAAATGTATCATGAATTTACTGTGCCTTACGAAGGATATCCTATATGGGCACTTGAAGTTGGATGGTTAGTTGTAATAATACCATTAGTTATCGCAATTGGTATGGCACTTCACGGGTCTAAGACTTCAGTTAAGTGTTGTAAAAAATAA
- a CDS encoding DoxX family protein, which yields MECDNYHKCINNASPYLYSSFRIIIGVLFFLHGAKKLFGLGGDPIGAINLFWFAGLFEVIAGLFLVFGFFSRIGGVLGAATMLVAYFMVHIKNGLHPFTNGGELALVFFATFLVIIAQGNGIWSLEKAIWKKEHC from the coding sequence ATGGAATGTGACAATTATCACAAATGTATAAATAATGCTAGCCCATACTTGTATTCATCATTTAGAATAATTATCGGTGTTTTGTTCTTTTTACACGGCGCAAAAAAACTATTCGGACTCGGTGGAGATCCTATTGGTGCAATCAACTTATTTTGGTTTGCAGGATTATTTGAAGTTATTGCAGGATTGTTTTTAGTTTTTGGATTTTTTTCTCGTATTGGAGGAGTTCTAGGAGCTGCAACAATGTTAGTCGCATATTTTATGGTCCACATAAAAAACGGATTACACCCATTTACGAATGGAGGAGAATTAGCTCTTGTTTTCTTTGCAACATTTTTAGTAATAATTGCGCAAGGTAATGGAATCTGGAGTTTAGAAAAAGCCATTTGGAAAAAAGAACATTGTTAA
- a CDS encoding gamma-glutamylcyclotransferase — MNYKVIGYGSLISHESLKKTISDKCFTPVIIKGYKRIFNLAVKSDQGPNVLNLAKSKDHEFNGVLFELDDSELNALKRREYHYNLEETKAYDFTTKKLLGMSLVVIDYYVCIDHLHRCPNKPYFILCREAAYEISEKFGKFWDETTYTSGNEKISDWIKKNPNYDTIKKEKKN; from the coding sequence ATGAACTACAAAGTAATTGGATATGGAAGCTTAATCAGTCACGAATCATTAAAAAAAACTATTTCGGACAAATGTTTTACACCAGTAATTATTAAAGGGTATAAACGAATTTTTAATTTAGCAGTTAAAAGCGATCAAGGACCTAATGTTCTTAATTTGGCTAAATCAAAAGATCATGAGTTTAATGGAGTTTTATTTGAATTAGATGATTCCGAATTAAATGCACTTAAACGCAGAGAGTACCATTATAATTTAGAAGAAACAAAAGCTTATGATTTTACAACTAAAAAATTACTTGGCATGAGTTTAGTAGTTATTGATTATTATGTGTGCATAGATCATTTGCATCGTTGTCCTAACAAACCATATTTTATTTTATGTCGTGAAGCAGCATATGAAATTAGCGAAAAGTTTGGTAAATTTTGGGATGAAACAACCTACACATCGGGAAATGAAAAAATATCTGATTGGATTAAAAAAAATCCTAATTATGATACAATAAAAAAAGAAAAAAAGAATTAA
- a CDS encoding DNA-directed RNA polymerase subunit L yields the protein MEINILEDSKNKLAFEIIGESHSLCNSLKSALWKVKGVKISGYNISHPLVGQPKVIVETESGTAPKKAVAEACKLMKKDNDAFIKAFNKSFK from the coding sequence ATGGAAATAAATATTCTTGAAGATTCAAAAAACAAACTAGCTTTTGAGATTATTGGAGAATCTCACTCATTGTGTAATTCTCTTAAAAGTGCATTATGGAAGGTTAAAGGCGTAAAAATCAGCGGATATAATATCAGCCATCCCTTAGTTGGACAACCCAAAGTAATTGTAGAAACTGAATCTGGAACAGCTCCAAAAAAAGCAGTTGCTGAAGCTTGTAAATTAATGAAAAAAGATAATGATGCATTCATCAAAGCATTCAACAAATCTTTTAAATAA
- a CDS encoding ferritin: MIKLFRCKICGDSYIGEEVPSRCPFCGAVHGFMIEAKDYDETFDVELSSKDRANVEKSLEIELSNAAFYACAAEKANDSEARQLFKILKKVESEHASIWRKILKLSKEDLKKVEETCQVSTQDCLQESHEREDRAIKFYAECAKESDNPRLRQIFGALVQIETDHLQLSEQRLD, encoded by the coding sequence ATGATAAAATTATTCAGATGTAAAATATGTGGAGATTCTTATATTGGCGAAGAAGTTCCTTCAAGATGTCCATTTTGCGGTGCAGTACATGGATTTATGATTGAAGCAAAAGATTATGATGAAACTTTTGATGTAGAATTAAGTTCTAAAGATCGAGCAAATGTTGAAAAATCACTTGAAATTGAATTATCAAATGCTGCGTTTTATGCTTGTGCTGCAGAAAAAGCAAATGATTCTGAAGCTAGGCAATTGTTTAAAATACTTAAAAAAGTAGAATCAGAACATGCATCGATTTGGCGTAAAATTCTAAAACTTTCAAAAGAAGATTTGAAAAAAGTTGAAGAAACTTGTCAAGTTTCAACGCAAGATTGTTTGCAAGAGTCACACGAACGAGAAGATAGGGCAATAAAATTTTATGCTGAGTGTGCAAAAGAATCAGATAATCCTCGGTTAAGACAAATTTTTGGTGCATTAGTTCAAATCGAAACTGATCATTTACAATTATCTGAACAAAGATTGGACTAA